Genomic DNA from Sardina pilchardus chromosome 4, fSarPil1.1, whole genome shotgun sequence:
tgaggggccacaaacatgatgaactcatgagtaactaatacttagttaatctcctaatatttcaagaaggcttacatgcatgaattcatgataaattatgtacagaaaactaaatcatcatgatcatgcttaattaaccATAATTCATAAcgatgtagccaccatacttaatgctttagttgatgtgttgttcatgcatgaggtcatgaatgatatatggtgaactcatgtcaattcctgatgattcatgagatattaagGCATGAAGCAATGCGTaaatcatgaatgaattcattaatgaattcatgatgattcatgtacccgtaccgtaaagtgttacctaaAAATCTTTACGTGTGTACCCCCCTTGAGTCTCAATATTGTTGGAATAATAAGGTGTTATctacaacagaaaacaaagatgTGTAATCTGTTCTGCAGGTCTAGATATTAAATATGTCTAAACTTCAACAACATATAAATCTGCAGGCCTACAGATTGAATATGATTTAAATGCATTATCACATACAGTAAAGCTGTGTAATCTTTTCTGCAGGTTAAGGgattaaatatgttttaaaCATAATAGCATATGAAGTTACATAATGTCTTTTTCAGGTCCAGAAATTAAATGTGCCTTAACTACTGTACATCattatttacagtagcctaaatctgTGTAATCTCTTCTGCAGGTCTAGAGATTAAATCTGCCATAACTATCATATACAGTAAATCTGTAATCCATTCTGCAGGTCTAGAGAGGCTCTCCAGGTGCTGCTAGCATGAGTGCCTCtcaggagagacaggaggctGCCAGACACAGAATGGAGCGCAAGCATTCTGAGTCTGAAAGGTGAGTGAAGACTAGGGATCTACACTGCTATTTTGTCCTCTATAGGATGCACATTGTCAtcatttattccactgctcggttgagttccccattgttctgcgttctataagggtgtgcattaactttgattatctccctcaacaatggaattctcttctctgattggctgatggggtggccattaacttcgtataacctgctaccttcgaagtagttcccgtatcacacttgaatattaattcgccaaactcgttgcgaacttgcgaagtttaaatgaactgtcacgttgcatccaggctgaaatacagacgtgcagaaccaacattgtagcatatgacggaggtggattgtagctggttggatgccatgtaggctataaaagtagcgatctttcaaagttaaagttaatcagaatcctgggatatgcccgcttgacaacgggagagatagaactaacgactggcttttggccgtagcaaccagccatttagaactaacgactggcttttggccatagcaaccatccatttagaactagtaacggcagttttgtcctgcaagtagaaagttgatatgtagcggaaagtagtcccacagtcaagacagttttagcgatgtttacggacgcaacggtggaataaaactatgttctaaatatacaggttatgaatacaaacgggagataagcgggataacggccttcgaggtcgaccggttcgatggaaataatggcacggcggaggtaactccgtctccgtgcttcgcacgtcgccggagttctagacctccacctagccattatttccatcgaaccggtcacctcgtcggccgttatcccttacataaccgcacggctatgaagtagttccattgtttttgaccgtattacacttgaatattaattcgccaaacttgttgtgaagtttaaatgcactgtcacgttacatacaagacaaaacatttaaattagcaccggaaacgaacacaacgcagtggcaacagtggaataagcgggataatggacttcacgccgtgcggttattcaaagttaatgcacttttctagacggaacgtccctccgcttcgcgtcgggccgtatcaccgtctagaacgtgcattaactttgaataaccgcacggcgtgtcgtccattatcccgtacatataCGTATGTTATAGAAGGCTACAGTGGTTTATTTTCATCACTTCTtcaatgtgtacagtatgtgtgtgtctctgtgtttgtgtgtttgtgtgtgtgtgtgtgtgtgtgtgtgtgtgtgtgtgtatgcatgtaaatATAGTACAGTTTTGAGTGTTTTGTCTATCTcctcttcaaacacacagagcagttcCTCCATTCTCCAGTCGTGCATCTATGACCAGTGAGAAGTCCACGGATGGTCGACCCAATTTCAGTGGTGCACAGTCTGAATCCAGGTGTGTTACAGCCAGCCACAATGATTTATtatatactctgtgtgtgtgtgtgtgtgtgtgtgtgtgtgtgggtgtgtgaatatCAGTATGTTATGGAGTCTATAATAAAGATTGCtaaaattgtttattttcaaccctactgctgtgtgtgtgtgtgtgtgtgtgtgtgtgtgcgtgtgtgcgtgcctgtgtgtctgtgtctgtgtctgtgtgtatgtgtgtgtgtgtgtgtgtgtgtgtgtgtgtgtgtgtgtgtgcatttaaatATAGCACAGTTTTGAGTGTTCTGTCTATCTcctcttcaaacacacagagcagttcCTCCATTCTCCAGTCGTGCATCTATGACCAGTGACAAGTCCACGGATGGTCGACCCAATTTCAGTGGTGCACAGTCTGAATCCAGGTGTGTTACAGCCAGCCACAATGATTTATtatatactctgtgtgtgtgtgtgtgtgtgtgtgtgtgggggtgggtgggtgaataTCAGTATGTTATGGAGTCTATAATAAAGATTGCtaaaattgtttattttcaaccctactgctgtgtgtgtgtgtgtgcgtgcgtgcgtgcgtgcgtgcgtgcgtgcgtgcgtgcgtgcgtgcgtgcgtgcgtgcgtgcgtgtgtgtctgtgtctgtgtctgtgtgtatgtgtgtgtgtgtgtgtgtgtgtatgcatgtaaatATAGTACAGTTTTGAGTGTTCTGTCTACCTcctcttcaaacacacagagcagttcCTCCATTCTCCAGTCGTGCATCTATGACCAGTGAGAAGTCCACGGATGGTCGACCCAATTTCAGTGGTGCACAGTCTGAATCCAGGTGTGTTACAGCCAGCCACAATGATTTATtatatactctgtgtgtgtgtgtgtgtgtgtgtgtgtgggtgtgtgaatatCAGTATGTTATGGAGTCTATAATAAAGATTGCtaaaattgtttattttcaaccctactgctgtgtgtgtgtgtgtgtgtgtgcgtgtgtgcgtgcctgtgtgtctgtgtctgtgtctgtgtgtatgtgtgtgtgtgtgtgtgtgtgtgtgtgtgtgtgcatttaaatATAGCACAGTTTTGAGTGTTCTGTCTACCTcctcttcaaacacacagagcagttcCTCCATTCTCCAGTCGTGCATCTATGACCAGTGACAAGTCCACGGATGGTCGACCCAATTTCAGTGGTGCCCAGTCTGAATCCAGGTGTGTTACAGCCAGCCACAATGATTTATtatatactctgtgtgtgtgtgtgtgtgtgtgtgtgtgtgtgtgtgtgtgtgtgtgtgtgtgtgtgtgtgtgtgtgtgtgtgtctgcgtgtgtgtgtgtgtgtgtgtgtgtgtgtgtgtgtgtgtgaatatcagtATGCTGTAGAGTCTATAATATATTCTGTTAAAATGGTTTATTTCCAACCTaactttgtgcgtgtgtgtgtgtgtgtgttcacttaatTAGATCAAAACTAATCTCTCCAAGAGAGGACTGCACTGATGATCGACCCAGCTTCAACAGTAGGTTATCAGCTTTCTTCTTCACTAACTCATACATCAATCCAGTTTATTTCCATCATTGCTGtagattaaagcaacactaaagagtttttcgtaccttaaaataatgtttccaaaatcatttcagcggttcatcaactcgtaacagggtgaacggcatttctgctttcacaccgctgccctctattggctataaccgcactatgtaactttacgaggtggcgTAGtttatctgtagttcgatgaaatgagacgtgtgtgacagaggaaaagtgctttagtgttgctttaagaatgTACACATCACTGTATCATAACCTGAtttcaattattattattattattattattattattattattactactattatcTTTATTTACTTTAAAAGTGTACTGTGTATTCAACACACCTGAGCTGTGCTTGCACAAAAGAAACAGAGATCCATGAAAAAGATTGCCGGAGTTATCTTCTATGTCGAATCTGATGAATCTTTTGATGAACAGGTGACAGCATACTGAGGAGTGTTATAGAGAAACATAAAGCCAGTCTGAAGAGGAAATTTGAGAACATATCTGAGGGCACCATCACATCAGGAGCAAAGACGCTCCTAAGTAAGGTCTACACCAAACTCTACATCACTGAGGGAGAaagtgaaggggtgaataaagaacatgaggtttggcaggtagagtcagcatcCAGAGCACAATCTACAGAAGACACACCAATAGACTGCAATGACATCTTCAAGCCCGTACCTGGACAGGAGAAGCTCATCCGAACTGTGATGACCAAAGGTGTTGCTGGAATTGGGAAAACAGTCTCTGTACAGAAGTTCATTCTTGATTGGATAGATGGGGTGGCCAACAAAGATGTAGACTTTATGTTTCCCCTCCCtttccgtgagctgaatttgATCAGGAATGATCAGTATagtcttcacaggctcctgcttgacttTCACCCTGAGTTGAAGGAGCTGAAGGATGCTGAAGAATATAAAAGTTGTCAGGTAGTGTTCATTTTTGATGGGTTGGATGAAAGTCGATTACCTCTGAATTTTGAAGCCAACGCCAAGCCGATATTGGTAACGCAAACATCATCAGTTGATCTTCTGATGACAGGCCTCTTAAAGGGATCTTTGCTGCCCTCTGCACGCATCTGGATAACCTCACGGCCAGCTGCAGCCAGTCAAATCCCTACTCAGTACATCAACCAGGTGACAGAAGTACGAGGATTCAATGACCCTCAGAAGGAAGaatacttcaggaagagaatcagtgATGAACATCAGGCCAAGAGTATAATTTCACACATAAAGGCATCCAGAGGtctctacatcatgtgccacattccagtcttctgttggattgCAGCAACTGTTCTTCAGCAGATGCTGACAATGAAAAAGACCTCAGATATTCCCAAGactctgactgagatgttcatacagtTTTTACTCATCCAGACCGTCAGAAAAGACCAGAAATTTCAACAAatacatgaaacagatacaaaaCAACTCTTGAAATCACAGAAAGAAAAGATACTGAAGCTGGCAGAACTGGCTTTTAAGAATCTACAGGATGGCAATCTCATGttttatgaggaagacctgagaaaGTGTGACATTGATGTCACTGAAgcctcagtgtactctggcatgtgcactgaaATCTTCAAGGAAGAATGTGTGTTTCACCAGAATAAGGTCTacagctttgtgcatctgagcatccaggagttcaTGGCAGctatgtttgtgtttcactcCTTTGTGACTAAAAACTTTTACCCACTGAAATGCATCCTCGGTGAGAAAAGGGACCCCAGATCATATCATCAGTCAGTGCAAAACTTAAAACCACAAGATCTTCATGTGTTGCTGAGCAAGACAGTGGATGGGGCTTTGAAGAGCAGGAATGGACATTTGGACCTTTTCCTTCGCTTCCTAACAGGCATTTCTCTGGAGAGCAATCAGAAACTGCAGCAGGGCTTACTGACCCAAACATACAGCACTTCCAGCAGCATCAAGAAAACATGTCAGTACATTAAGAACCTCAACAGAGAAGATCTCTCTCCTGAAAGGTGCATCAATCTTTTCCACTGCTTATTAGAAATGAATGATCATTCCATGCAAAAGGAAATTCAGAAATACCTGAAATCTAATAATGGCACAAAGCAGAACTTATCTCCAGCTCACTGTTCGGCAATGGCCCACATGCTTTTGATGTCTGAAGAGGAGCTTGACAAGTTTGACCTGGAGGCCTACAGCACATCACACGAAGGACGCAGGAGATTGATCCCAGCTATGAGGTGCTTCAAAAAGGCTAGGTGAGTTTGACATAAAGATTCTTGACAAAACTAaccgtgaaagacaaaaaatcgTGTATTCTGTACAGGCCATTAGCTGCGTGAatcgcgcgcaaggcagcatgggaacacccagtcTACTCCGGTGATATGTGAATTCCTTTCTGCAGACAGTGCAGAGGACTGTATCATCATCAGGACAtttttaaaagtaaatgttCAAACCAATGACCAGGCAGCAGatctcttcactctctttcattttacagtctaaTAGTTGCTGACTAGAACAGCTCCGTATCAAAGGTGATATGGAATCGATTGATCTgcgttatttttattatttgatcgtTGTTTAATTGTTATTTTTAATTagttattttgacagctttgaaataaatgtattattattattattattattattattatattattattgttgttgttgttgttgttttatacgTCCTACAGACTCGCTGGCTTTCCACTCAGTGCAACAACCTGTGAAATGTTGGCCTCAGTTCTCAAGTCTCCAAACTCTCTGATGGAGCTAGACCTGAGGGACTGTGACCTGGGAGATCATGGAGTTCAGATTCTCTGCACAGGACTCTCTAGttcccactgcaaactgcagacattaaggttggtgatGGTTGTAGATTTGTGTTGTAgtttacagtacatcacaccTCTGTTTACAGTCCTTATATCATAACACTTCTAACTCCCTACCACAAACCTACAGTACCATGTACTCTCGTCTcatccctcctcttcatccttctCCCTCTACCCCTTCATCTACCACTTCATCTACCCCTTCTCCCTCTACCACTTCATCTACCACTTCATCTACCACTTCTCCACCTACCACTTCTCCATCTACCACTTCTCCATCTACCACTTCATCTACCACTTCATCTATCACTTCTCCATCTACCACTTCTCCATCTACCACTTCATCTACCACTTCATCTATCACTTCTCCATCTACCACTTCTCCATCTACCACTTCATCTACCACTTCACCTACCACTTCTCCATCTACCACTTCTCCATCTTCCACTTCTCCATCTTTCACTTCTTCATCTACCACTTCTCCATCTACCACTTCATCTACCACTTCTCCATCTACCACTTCTCCATCTACCACTTCATCTACCACTTCATCTACCCCTTCTCCATCTACCACTTCATCTACCACTTCTCCATCTACCACTTCTCCATCTTCCACTTCTCCATCTTTCACTTCTTCATCTACCACTTCTCCATCTACCCCTTCTCTACCACTTCATCTATCACTTCTTCATCTACCACTCCATCTACCACTTCATCTACCACTTCTCCATCTACCACTTCTCCATCTACCACTTCATCTACCACTTCATCTACCCCTTCTCCATCTACCACTTCATCTACCCCTTCTCCATCTACCACTTCATCTATCACTTCTTCATCTACCACTCCATCTACCACTTCATCTACCACTTCATCTACCACTTCATCTACCACTTCTCCATCTACCACTTCATCTATCACTTCTTCATCTACCACTTCTCCATCTACCACTTCATCTACCACTTCTCCATCTACCACTTCTCCATCTTTCACTTCTCCATCTTCCACTTCTCCATCTTTCACTTCTCCATCTACCACTTCTCCATCTACCACTTCTCCATCTACCACTCCATCTACCCCTCCATCTACCACTTCTCCATCTACCACTTCATCTACCACTTCTCCATCTACCACTTCACCATCTTTCACTTCTCCATCTACCACTTCTCCATCTTTCACTTCTCCATCTTCCACTTCTCCATCTTTCACTTCTCCATCTACCACTTCTCCATCTACCACTTCATCTACCACTTCATCTACCACTTCTCCATCTACCACTTCTCCATCTACCACTTCATCTACCACTTCATCTACCACTTCTCCATCTACCACTTCATCTACCACTTCTCCATCTACCACTTCATCTACCACTTCTCCATCTACCACTTCTCCATCTACCCCTTCTCCATCTACCACTTCATCTACCACTTCATCTACCACTTCTCCATCTACCACTTCATCTACCACTTCTCCACCTACCACTTCTCTACCACTTCTCCATCTACCACTTCATCTACCACTTCATCTACCACTTCTCCATCTACCACTTCTCTACCACTTCTCCATCTACCACTTCATCTACCACTTCATCTACCACTTCTCCATCTACCACTTCATCTACCACTTCTCCACCTACCACTTCTCTACCACTTCTCCATCTACCACTTCATCTACCACTTCATCTACCACTTCTCCATCTACCACTTCATCTACCACTTCATCTACCACTTCTCCATCTACCACTTCATCTACCACTTCTCCACCTACCACTTCTCTACCACTTCTCCATCTACCACTTCATCTACCACTTCATCTACCACTTCTCCATCTACCACTTCATCTACCACTTCTCCCTCTACCCCTTCATCTACCACTTCATCTACCACTTCTCCATCTACCACTTCATCTACCACTTCATCTACCACTTCTCCATCTACCACTTCATCTACCACTTCTCCATCTACCACTTCATCTACCACTTCATCTACCACTTCATCTACCACTTCTCCATCTACCACTTCACCTACCACTTCTCCATCTACCACTTCTTCATCTTCCACCTCTTCATCTACCACTTCTCCATCTACGGTAGCATGTGTTGTCTGCACTCTTATCCTCTAgtcagggatgtagtggtaaataaagaggtgggtaaactatggaTTCTGTGATCACAGTGGGGATGGACTGTGCCATGCGTTATTGGATGTTTAAAAAAGGcgttcagaacatgtttgatgatgatggtggaggttattgagtAATGTTTAGaacaataccagtggtattaTATAGgtcctagagtgttgatgagtgcacaTATTGTGAAGGTGCATAATACAGTGCAActtttcaatgttaaaagttgcaattggtgaataaactcttttgacaggtggataaactctaataagCGGTGGATAAACTTTGAAATTTCAGAGGTGCATAAACTGTACTTAGAAATGTTTACTtgcatttagcctccactacatcctTGCCTCTAGAAATACATGTTGACTGATGCTGTATAAACTCATACCCAGTGTCTCCTCCAGCCTTGTGCAacattcagaattgaattgagaatgattCCTAAAttctaattcaattcaattcttgaatttgaattgaggtcaagaACAGAGGTCTACAAaaatgtagaattacaatttgaatttgaatcaaaggaagtagaattgaaattcaatgaaataaaaaaaaaaacatctacatAATTAAAAGGTAGTGTTTAATAAGTTTCACAgtatatgtcagatatgattgcaacaaacacacagcttataattgaaaacagaagccaaatgcatttctaaagtaaccttcccaaactgaatgtatgtgagattcaacacattcttgctgttatgtgactgtggaattattttgaattgccatgaattgaattccacttcctgtcattccaattccaattctaattcaacttcctgtggggtcaATTCAAAttacaattcatgaattgaatggagggcaattctaaaattcggaattgtgcacaagcctggtctCCTCTGAACCGTAGCTTGGATGTTATTCCTCATTCTGTAAGTGGCTTTTGAGAAAAGTGActccaaatgaataaatgctaAATGCAAACATGAACCAGGAAATCTGTATAATGGATGTAATCCTGGTGTAATCCTAGAACGCAACCCACTATAGTGTATGCTATGTTTGTTTCGGGATTACTATATTGAGAAAGGTCTCTTTTTTCAGGCTGCCTGGTTGTCTTGTCTCTGATAGAGGTTGTAATGATCTGGTGATAGCTCTAACTTCAAACACCTCCCAAATAAAAGAGCTGGATCTGAGTTAtaatcatcctggagaatcaggaCTGATACTGTTATCTACGCAAGTGGAGACACTCAAGTAAGTCAAGAGAAATGTGCTATTATATTACtctattttattgttattatataacaATTATTGCAATATTGTTCAATATGAcaatttcatatgtgtgtgtgtgtgtgtgtgtgtgtgtgtgcttgtccgcTTGTCCAACAGAGCTGAATACTGTTCACGTATCAGATTGAAGGAAGGTGTGCAGAAATGTGAGTCTTCGTCTTTCCTTCTCATGTTGTGTGTAATAATGAGATGCATTTAATATGAACTTGACAGAGTAGAGTTTTAAAGTTATATTATAGACTTTATCTTGCATTGTAATGTTCTCATAACATTAGCCCTACCATCGAACCTGTCAGTGTTGTCCTGTTGCTACCCCTTTGCACTTCGGCTTCCACCAAAACAGATGTTTTCATCTGATAGCACAATTGATGGCAATCCCTAAGCAAAGACACATTGGACCTAGTTCCACACCTCATTTAGGTAGTGCAGCAATTTTGTAGTCTGAAGTGATTGCAATAGAAAGACACATGTTGAAATGTTCTCGTATTTTGGATGAGAAACCCAGATAAGAAACTTATTTTCAGTGCTCAATGTTGACAattatggtgtgtatgtgtgtgtgtgtgtgtgtgtgttagccatcactgttctgatgaggatgttctctcctttctcctctcctcttgtctgcagATATCAGTTATCTCAccctggacccaaacacagcacacaaaaaaGTCTCCATCTCTGAGTGCAAGAGAAAAGCAGCATTTGTGGAAGTGGAGCAACCGTATCCCaaacacccagagagatttcGCTTTGCGTCTCAGGTGCTGTGTGGAGAGGCTGTGTCTGGACAgtgctactgggaggctgagtggagtggctTTGGGGCTCATATAGCcgtggcctataaaagcatccAGAGGAAAAGCGTGCGTACAGCCAACAACATGGGAAAGGACAGCAAGTCCTGGACTCTGGCCTGTTGTTCTGACAGTTACTCTACCTGGCACAATAACAAAAGCACTAAAATAACCGTCCTCCGCAGACCCTCCAGGAGAGTAGGGGTCTACCTGAACTGGCAGGCCGGCattctgtccttctacagtgtCTCACCTGACTCATTCACCCTCCTGCACACGTTCTACACCAcgttcactgagcccctctatccaGGGTTTAAGCTGATGTCTAGAGGCTCCTCAGTGTCCCTTGTATAAGACACACAATTTCCAATGAAAAGGACTGCAGCACAACCAGTGTCTTGGGCATGGCTCTAAAGTGTGGATTGTGTCTTAATTGTAAAACATAACTACATTGACTTCCCCTCCATTGAGGCTATCCAGGGCAAGCAATGCTTGTGTAAGGTGCATAGCATCGTCAAAGACTGTTCCCATCCCAACCACAGATCATTCACCCCACT
This window encodes:
- the LOC134079172 gene encoding NACHT, LRR and PYD domains-containing protein 3-like; protein product: MTSEKSTDGRPNFSGAQSESRAVPPFSSRASMTSDKSTDGRPNFSGAQSESRSKLISPREDCTDDRPSFNSDSILRSVIEKHKASLKRKFENISEGTITSGAKTLLSKVYTKLYITEGESEGVNKEHEVWQVESASRAQSTEDTPIDCNDIFKPVPGQEKLIRTVMTKGVAGIGKTVSVQKFILDWIDGVANKDVDFMFPLPFRELNLIRNDQYSLHRLLLDFHPELKELKDAEEYKSCQVVFIFDGLDESRLPLNFEANAKPILVTQTSSVDLLMTGLLKGSLLPSARIWITSRPAAASQIPTQYINQVTEVRGFNDPQKEEYFRKRISDEHQAKSIISHIKASRGLYIMCHIPVFCWIAATVLQQMLTMKKTSDIPKTLTEMFIQFLLIQTVRKDQKFQQIHETDTKQLLKSQKEKILKLAELAFKNLQDGNLMFYEEDLRKCDIDVTEASVYSGMCTEIFKEECVFHQNKVYSFVHLSIQEFMAAMFVFHSFVTKNFYPLKCILGEKRDPRSYHQSVQNLKPQDLHVLLSKTVDGALKSRNGHLDLFLRFLTGISLESNQKLQQGLLTQTYSTSSSIKKTCQYIKNLNREDLSPERCINLFHCLLEMNDHSMQKEIQKYLKSNNGTKQNLSPAHCSAMAHMLLMSEEELDKFDLEAYSTSHEGRRRLIPAMRCFKKARLAGFPLSATTCEMLASVLKSPNSLMELDLRDCDLGDHGVQILCTGLSSSHCKLQTLRLPGCLVSDRGCNDLVIALTSNTSQIKELDLSYNHPGESGLILLSTQVETLKAEYCSRIRLKEGVQKYISYLTLDPNTAHKKVSISECKRKAAFVEVEQPYPKHPERFRFASQVLCGEAVSGQCYWEAEWSGFGAHIAVAYKSIQRKSVRTANNMGKDSKSWTLACCSDSYSTWHNNKSTKITVLRRPSRRVGVYLNWQAGILSFYSVSPDSFTLLHTFYTTFTEPLYPGFKLMSRGSSVSLV